The following nucleotide sequence is from Microbacterium arborescens.
GGAGCTCCTGGATGTTGGTGCCCTGCCGAGCCGACACGTCGACGAACATGACGTCGCCGCCGTACTCCTCGGCGACCAGGCCGTACTCGGTGAGCTGCTGACGGACCTTGGCCGGGTTGGCCTCGGGCTTGTCGACCTTGTTCACCGCGACCACGATCGGCACACCGGCCGCCTGGGCGTGGTTGAGCGCCTCGACCGTCTGCGGCATGATGCCGTCGTCGGCCGCGACCACGAGGATCGCGATGTCGGTCACCTGCGCACCACGGGCACGCATGGCGGTGAACGCCTCGTGACCCGGGGTGTCGATGAAGGTGATGGCGCGCTCGATGCCGTCGTGCTCGGTCCAGACCTGGTAGGCACCGATGTGCTGCGTGATGCCGCCGGCCTCACCCGCGACCACGTTGGTCTGACGGATCGCATCGAGCAGTCGCGTCTTACCGTGGTCGACGTGGCCCATGACGGTGACCACCGGAGGACGGATCTCGAGGTCGTCCTCGCTCTCGGCCTCCAGCTCGGCGTCGAGGTCGAGACCGAAGCCCTCGAGGAGCTCTTTGTCCTCGTCCTCGGGCGAGACCATCTGGATCTTGTAGCCGAGCTCTTCGCCGAGCACCTCGAAGGTGGCCTCGTCGAGCGACTCGGTGGCCGTGGCCATCTCGCCCAGGTTGAACAGGATCGTCACGAGCGTTCCGGGCTGCACGGTGTAGCCGCGCAGCGCCTCGAGCTTGTCGGCGAAGTCGGCGATCGACGCACCGCGGCGCAGGCGGATGATCTCGCCGTTGCCCTTCTGGACGTTGACGCCGCCGACGACCGGCGCCGACCGCATCTCGAACTCTTGCCGCTTCGCCCGACGCGACTTGCGCTGCTTGGACTTGCCGCCGCCCTTGCCGAAGGCACCTGCGGTACCGCCGCCGGGGCCGCGACCGCGACCACCGCCGCCACCGGGACGACCGGCGAAACCGCCGCCGGGAGCACCCGGACGCTGGAAGCCGCCGGCACCGCCGGGACGACCGGGACCGCCGGGACGCTGCTGGAAGGGGGCTCCGGGACGACCGCCGCCACCGGGACGACCGGCACCACCGGGACGCGGGGCGCCGGGACGGGGAGCGCCGGGGCGCGGAGCCTGCGGACGCGGGATGTTGCCGGGCGTGGGTCGCTGACCCATGCCCTGCGCCGACGCGAACGGGTTGTTACCGGGGCGAGGGCCGGCGGGACGCTGACCCATGCCCTGCGAGGGGGCGAAGGGGTTGTTGCCGGGGCGCGCGCCACCGGGACGCGGGGGCTGCGAGCCACCGGGCGTCGGGCCCGCGGGCTTGGCCGGACCGGGCTTGCCTGCGCCGGCTGCCGGAGCAGACGGCGTGGACGCCGCCGCGGGTGCCGCAGGCTGTGCAGCGGGGGTCGCGGGAGCAGCCGGGGCGGATGCCGCCGGAGCCTCCGGGGCTGCGGGTGCGGCGGGCTTGGCCGGACCGGGCTTGGCAGCCGGGCCGGGCTTCGCGCCGGAGGGACCGGGCTTGCCTGCGCCCGGACGGGCGGCACCGGGCTTGGCGCCGTTCGATGCCGCGGGGGCGGGGGCCGCGGCGGCAGAGCCGCCCTCAGCCTCGAGCGCAGCCCGCAGCTTGCGAGCCACGGGGGGCTCGATGGTGGACGAGGGGCTCTTGACGAACTCGCCGAGCTCCTTCAGCTTCGCGAGCGCGACTTTGCTGTCGACGCCGAGTTCGGAAGCGATCTCGTGTACGCGTGGTTTTGCCACAATTCTCCTGTCTGAAGGCCCACCCTCGGACAGGGCGGACCGCTTAAGCGCGGACGGGTCTCATTTCGAGCCGTTCACTTCGTGTCCATAGCCGTTCAGCCTTTGCGCTGGTGATCAATCGGGAAATCCTGCGTGTCCAGTGGGCCAGACACCCGCAGGGCTCGTCCGAACGCGCGGCGCCGCAGGGCGGCATCCATGCATTCGTGCGTCTCGTGCACCCACGCGCCCCTGCCCGGAAGCGATGCGGCTCGATCTGCGATCAAGACGCCGTCGCGGGCCACGACTCGGAGGAGCGAGGACCGGGAGGCACGCGCGCGGCAGCCCACGCACGTTCGAACAGGTTCCATTCTACCCCCTCGACCGGCATCCCGGTTTCGTCAGGACTCCAGGATCGAGTCGGGCTGGATGTCGATCTTTGCGCCGGTGAGCTTGGCGGCGAGGCGGGCGTTCTGCCCTTCCTTGCCGATCGCGAGCGACAGCTGGTAGTCGGGGACGAGCGCCCGGACGGCCTTCGTCGCCGCATCGAGGACGAAGCTCGAGGTGACCTTCGCCGGAGACAGCGCGTTCGCCACGAACGCCGGCAGGTCGGCGTTGTAGTCGATGATGTCGATCTTCTCGCCGCCGAGCTCCTCGGTCACGGCGCGGACGCGGCGACCCAGCTCGCCGATGCAGGCACCCTTGGCGTTGATGGACGGGTCGTTGGCCTTGACGGCGATCTTCGTGCGGTGGCCGGCCTCGCGAGCCAGCGAGGTGATCTCGACGAGACCGTTGGCGATCTCGGGAACCTCCATGGCGAAGAGCTTGCGAACGAGGCCGGGGTGCGTGCGCGACACGGTGATCGACGGCCCCTTGGTGCCCTTCGACACCGACGTCACGTACACGCGCAGACGCGAACCGTGACGGTACTCCTCGCCCGCGACCTGCTCCTCCGGCGGGAGGATGGCCTCGATCGTGCCGAGGTCGACGTGCACCATGCGGGGGTTGGGCCCCTGCTGGATGACACCCGCGACGATGTCGCCCTCCTTGCCGCGGAACTCCCCCAGCACGGCGTCGTCGGCGATGTCGCGCAGACGCTGGCTGATGACCTGCTTCGCAGCGAAGGCGGCGATACGGCCGAAGTCGTCGGGAGTCGACTCCTCCTCACCGATGACGACGCCCTCGTCGTCGCGCATCGGCACGTAGATGGCGACGTGTCCGGTCTTGCGGTCGAGCTCCGCACGAGCCCCCTCGGGCAGTTCGCCGTCGGGCGAGGTGTGCTTGGCGTACGCCGTGAGGACCGCCTGCTCGATGATGCGGACGAGTTCGTCGAAGGGGATCTCCTTCTCTCGCTCGACGGTGCGCAGCAGTGAGAGATCGATATCCATGGGGGCCCTCCATATTCAGCTCTTGTCCGGGTGCGTTTCGCGCTCCCGGCATCCATCCAACGTTACCCGATGGGGCTGGGAACGTGTTTGCCCGGTGCTGGGGAGGAACTGTCGATCGGGCGATCTCGGGATACTGGGGAGCATGACCGAACGCACTCCCCGCCTCGCCGACCCCGGACTGATCGGATTGCTCGGTTTCGTGATCGCCACGCTCACGGCCCAGCTGGAGCATCTCGGGCTCCAGAACGAGAGCCCGGTCTTCTGGGTCGGCGCCGTGTTCGGCGGTGTGGTGCAGGTCACGGCGGGGATGCTCTCGTACTTTGCGGGCGACGACTTCCACTTCATCGTCTACAACGCCTTCGGCTGGTACTGGATCTGCATGCCGGGCTTCCTGCTCGGCGGCGAGCTCGGGTTCTTCGAGGTGGAAGGGCCGGCGCGGGGCGTCTTCACGCTGATGTTCGCCATCCTCGCGCTGGTGTTCGCGCTCTCCGCCGCTTCGCGGAACACCGTGCTGCCCGTGACCCTGCTCGCGGTCGCGGCCGGTCTCGGTCTGCAGACCGTCACCGCATTCGGCGGCCCGGCCACCGTCGGAGCGGCGGGTTCGGTCGCCCTGCTGCTAGCCTCCGCGCTCGCGGCGTACATGCTGCTCGAGAAGTTCTACGCCCGCACGCTCGGCCGCAGCATCCTGCCACTGGGGCCCGCGTGGTTCCGGACAGCCTCCCCTGTATCGATTCAGGCGCATACTGTTTGAGGACCGGGCGGCCCGCGGTGCGGGAGACGACGCCCGATCGTGACATCGGTCGCGACGACGGCATTGCCGCCGTGACCGCAACGCGAAAGGAACCTCACATGACCACCACCGCGCACGCCGCCGTCCTGCACGGCCAGGACGCCCCGTTCACGTTCGAGGAGATCACCCTCGACGACATCCGCCCGAACGAGCTGCTCGTGAAGGTCGCCGCGACCGGGCTGTGCCACACCGACCTGGCCGTGCAGCACGGCCACATCCCCGCCGCATTCCCGTTCGTGCTCGGCCACGAGGGAGCCGGCACCGTCGAGCAGGTCGGCGATGCCGTCATCGGCTACGCCGTCGGCGACAAGGTCGCGGTGTCGTTCGCGTCGTGCGGCCACTGCACCAACTGCCTCACGGGGCGCGAGGCGTATTGCCGTAACTTCATGGCGCTCAACTTCGGCGGAGCACGCGAAGACGGGTCGGCCACCATGACCGCCGCCGACGGGTCGGCCGTGCACGGGTCGTTCTTCGGCCAGTCCTCCTTCGCCAGCCACGTCATCGTCGAGGCCCGCAACGCGGTGAAGCTGCCTGAGAACGCCGATGTCGAGATCGCCGGACCCCTGGGCTGCGGTGTGCAGACCGGCGCCGGCACCGTACTCAACTCGCTCGACGTCCCCGCCGGGGCATCGGTCATCGTGACCGGCACGGGAGCCGTGGGGCTCTCCTCGATCATGGGCGCGAAGGTAGCCGGCGCCACGACGATCATCGCGGTCGACATCCTCCCGGAGCGGCTCGAGTTCGCCGCCAAGCTCGGCGCGACGCACACCGTCAACAGCAAGGACGAGGATGCCGTCGCCCGCATCCTCGAGATCACCGGCGGCGTCGGCGCGGACTACGCCGTCGACACCACCGCCGTTCCCGCCGTCGTCGACACGATCGTCGCCGCCACCGCGTTCGGTGCCAAGATCGCCCTGGTCGGCGTGCCCAAGCCCGGAACCGAGATCGCACTCGCATCGATCTCCGGCTCGGGCAAGACGTTCGTCGGCGCGATCGAGGGCGACGCGGTGCCGCAGAAGTTCATCCCCGAGATGCTCGCGCTGCACGAGGCCGGCCGCTTCCCCTTCGACCAGCTCATCACCAGGTACCCGTTCTCCGAGATCGAGCAGGCCATCGCCGACACGCAGTCGGGCAAGGCGGTGAAGGCCGTCCTCGTCATGGACTGACCGACCGGATACGCCGATCGGGCCGGAGCACGCACATGGATGCGCGCTCCGGCCCGATCCGTCTCGCCGGGCGCGGGAGGCCGTAGGCTCGCGGGATGGCCGAACACGGGGTGCACGACGCGGCGAGCGCCGTCGAACGGCATCCCGCGGCACGTGTGCTGGCTCGGGGCGGTTACGTCGCGAACGGTTTCGTGCACCTGCTGATCGGCTCGCTCATCGTCGCGGTGGCCTTCGGTGGCGAGCGCGACGCCGACCAGACGGGGGCGTTCCGCGCGGTCGCGGAGCTTCCCCTCGGTTTCATCGCGCTCTGGGCGGCGGCCACGCTCTTGGCCGCTCTGGGTGTCTGGCACCTGGCCGAGGGCATGCTCGCCTCGCGGCGCCGGCGCGGGGCGTCCGTCTGGGGGCTGCGCGTCTCGGAGTGGGGGCAGGCGATCGTGTTCCTGTTCTTCGGCGGGCTCTCGGCCGCCGTGGCGCTCGGCGCCCGCCCGCAGGCCGACGAGACCGCGCGCGACGCGAGCCGCGGCATCCTCGCGCTTCCCGGCGGCGTGTTCGCGATCGTGCTCGTCGGCGTCGGTGTCGCGATCGCCGGAGTGGTCTTCGTCGTGATGGGGGTGCGACGTTCGTTCCGTTCGAAGATGACGATCCCCGACGGGGCCCTCGGTCGTGTCGCCGAGGGTCTCGGTGTCGCCGGGTTCGTCGCGAAAGGCGTCGCGCTCGGCTCGCTGGGCGGTGTGCTCATCGTCGCCGCCGTGCGCTCACGTGCCGATGAGGCGGGCAGTCTGGATGCCGCGATCCGGGCGTTGCTCGATCTGTCGTTCGGTCGCGAGATCGTGGTCGTCGTCGGCGCCGGGCTCATCGCCTACGGCGTGTTCACCGTCTTCCGCGCACGCTACGCCGACCTCTGAGCCCCGGCCGTTCGACCGCTCGCCGCTTTCGGGCGCACTTCGGCCCCTCGAGCGCACAAGAAAGTGCGCCGGATGCCGCAACCTGCGCGGCATCCGGCGACGAGAGACGAAGCTCAGCGCGCGGTGAGTCGAGCGACGGCGTCGGCGACCGGGATGGTCTCGCGCTCTCCGGCGCGGCGGTCCCACAGCTCGACCTGGCCGTCGGCAGCACCGCGGCCGACGATGACGATGCACGGCACGCCGACCAGCTCGGCGTCGCCGAACTTCACGCCCGGCGACACCTTCGGGCGGTCGTCGTAGACGACCTCGAGCCCTGCCGCCTCGAGATCGCTCGAGAGCTGCTCGGCCAGCTCGAAGGCCGCGGCATCCCGGCCCGTCGCCACGACGTGCACGTCGAACGGAGCCACCGATGCGGGCCAGATGAGCCCGCGCTCGTCGTTGTTGAGCTCGGCGATGATCGCGAGGATGCGGGTGACGCCGATGCCGTACGAGCCCATCGTGACCGTGACGAGCTTGCCGTTCTCGTCGAGGACCTTCAGCCCCAGCGCCTCGGCGTACTTCCGGCCGAGCTGGAAGACGTGGCCGATCTCCATGCCGCGCGCGATCGAGACGGGGCCTGAACCGTCGGGGGCCGGGTCGCCCTCGCGAACGGTGGCGACCTCGACGAACGCGTCGGCCGTGAAGTCGCGGCCCGCGACGAGCGAGTGCACGTGCTTCTGGTCGATGTTCGCGCCGGTGATCCACGAGGTGCCGTCGACGACGCGGGGGTCGAGGACGTAACGGATGCCGGTCGCCGACTCCTCGCCGAGCACCGGCCCCTCGGGCGACCATGGGCCGATGTAACCCTTCACGAGCAGCGGGTTCTTCGCGAAGTCCTCGGCCGTCGCCGGCTCGACCTCGGCCGGTGCGAAAGCGACCTCGACGCGCTTGTCGTCGACGTCGCGGTCGCCGGGCAGGCCGACGACGACGAGCTCGCGCGTGCCGTCGAGGTGCGTGAGGGCGAGCACGACGTTCTTGAGCGTGTGGGCCGCGGTGAACTCGCCCTCGAGGTTCGCGTTGACGTGTGCCACGAGCGTCTCGATCGTGGGGGTGTCGGGCGAGTCGAAGATGACCGGTTCCGGGAGGCCGTCGATCGGCTTGGCCTCCGGGACGACCGTCGTGAACGCCTCGACGTTCGCCGCATATCCGCCCGCGGAACGCACGAACGAGTCCTCGCCGACGGGCGTCGGGTGCAGGAACTCCTCCGAACGCGATCCGCCCATGGCCCCGGCATCCGCCTGGACGATGACGTACTCGAGTCCGAGGCGCTGGAAGATGCGCTCGTACGCGTCGCGCTGCGCCTGGTAGCTCACCTCGAGACCGGCGTCGTTCGCGTCGAACGAGTAGGCGTCCTTCATCGTGAACTCGCGTCCGCGCAGCAGGCCCGCACGGGGACGCGCTTCGTCGCGGTACTTGTCCTGGATCTGGTAGATCGTCAGCGGCAGGTCTTTGTACGACGAGTAGAGATCCTTCACGAGCAGCGTGAACGCCTCTTCGTGCGTGGGCGCGAGCAGGTAGTCGCCGCCCTTGCGGTCGTGCAGGCGGAACAGCAGATCGCCGTACTCCTCCCAGCGTCCCGTCGCCTCGTACGCCTCACGCGGCATCAGGGCCGGGAAGTGCACCTCCTGCGCACCGGCGGCGGCCATCTCCTCGCGCACGACGCGCTCGATCTTTGCCTTGACGCGCAGGCCGAGCGGCAGCCAGGCGAAGATGCCTGCTGCTTGCGGTCGGATGTAGCCGGCGCGGATCAGCAGCTTGTGACTGGCGACCTCGGCGCCCGCGGGGTCTTCACGAAGGGTGCGGAGGAACAGGTGCGACATACGGGTGACCACGAGTCGAGTCTACGGATGCCGCGGGGCCGCGACGTGCGCTCGTTCGAAGGCGGAGCTTGCGCCTAGCCTGAAGCTATGACGACCGTGCTGCTGACCGGATTCGAGCCGTTCGCCGGAGACGCGACGAACCCGTCGGGCGACGCCGTCCGCATGGTCGCCGATCAGTGGGACGAACCGGAACAGCTCGTCACCGCGGTGCTTCCGGTCGAGTTCGACCGCGGGCGCCGCAACCTCCTCGAGCTCATCGCGACGCACGAACCCGACGTCGTCATCGCGACGGGCCTCGCAGGCGGGCGCACCGGCATCTCCGTCGAGCGCGTGGCCATCAATCTCATCGATGCGCGCATCCCCGACAATGCCGGCGACCAGCCGGTCGACGTCCCGTCATCGCCCGGCGCGCCCGCCGCTCACTTCGCAACCCTGCCCGTCAAGGCGATCACCGCCGCGATCGCGGATGCCGGCATCCCCGCCGCCGTCTCGCACTCGGCCGGCACGTTCGTCTGCAACCACGCCATGTTCACCGCCCTCGACGTCGACGGGCCGACTGTCCGACGAGCCGGCTTCATCCATGTGCCGTACGCGCGCGAGACGGCGCCCGACGACCGGCCCTCGCTCCCGCTCGCCGATATCGCCCGGGCGCTGCGCATCGCGCTCCGCACCTCGCTCGACACCGACGGCGACGCGTCGTACGCCGCCGGCACGATCGACTGACGCAGCCTCGTTTCAGCTGGAGAGCGCGGTGAGCATGCGCGCCAGGACCTGAGACGCCAGATCGAGGTCGCTCTCGTAGACGCTCACGACGTTCGTCTCATCGGTCGCGAACACCTTGTGCGAGCCGTGCCCCCAGTCCGCGACGAAGCACGCCCCCAGCCTGGCAGGGCGGGCGCACGACCCGCGGCATCCGCGGTCGAAGCGTTATGGAACCGATCTCAGGCGGTGACGACCTGCGCTGTGCCGAGCGGCGCATCGGGGCCGAGCTCGTCGGCGATGCGGCGGGCCTCTTCGATGAGGGTCGCGACGATCTCCGACTCGGGCACCGTCTTGATGACCTCGCCCTTGACGAAGATCTGTCCCTTGCCGTTGCCCGATGCGACGCCGAGATCGGCTTCGCGCGCCTCTCCGGGACCATTGACGACGCAGCCCATGACGGCGACGCGCAGGGGCACGGTGACATCCTTCAGACCAGCGGTGACGTCATCGGCGAGCGTGTACACATCGACCTGCGCGCGCCCGCACGAGGGGCATGAGACGATCTCGAGCTTGCGCTCGCGCAGGTTGAGCGACTGCAGGATCTGGTGTCCGACCTTCACCTCTTCGGCCGGCGGCGCCGACAGCGAGACACGGATAGTGTCGCCGATCCCCTCGCCGAGCAGGATGCCGAACGCGGTGGCGCTCTTGATCGTCCCCTGG
It contains:
- the infB gene encoding translation initiation factor IF-2; the protein is MAKPRVHEIASELGVDSKVALAKLKELGEFVKSPSSTIEPPVARKLRAALEAEGGSAAAAPAPAASNGAKPGAARPGAGKPGPSGAKPGPAAKPGPAKPAAPAAPEAPAASAPAAPATPAAQPAAPAAASTPSAPAAGAGKPGPAKPAGPTPGGSQPPRPGGARPGNNPFAPSQGMGQRPAGPRPGNNPFASAQGMGQRPTPGNIPRPQAPRPGAPRPGAPRPGGAGRPGGGGRPGAPFQQRPGGPGRPGGAGGFQRPGAPGGGFAGRPGGGGGRGRGPGGGTAGAFGKGGGKSKQRKSRRAKRQEFEMRSAPVVGGVNVQKGNGEIIRLRRGASIADFADKLEALRGYTVQPGTLVTILFNLGEMATATESLDEATFEVLGEELGYKIQMVSPEDEDKELLEGFGLDLDAELEAESEDDLEIRPPVVTVMGHVDHGKTRLLDAIRQTNVVAGEAGGITQHIGAYQVWTEHDGIERAITFIDTPGHEAFTAMRARGAQVTDIAILVVAADDGIMPQTVEALNHAQAAGVPIVVAVNKVDKPEANPAKVRQQLTEYGLVAEEYGGDVMFVDVSARQGTNIQELLDAVLLTADAGLDLTANPNKAARGVAIEAKLDKGRGSVATVLIQSGTLRVGDAIVAGTAYGRVRAMIDENGDPVEEAWPSRPVQVQGLNSVPRAGDVFIVTEEDRLARQIAEKREAAERNAQLAKARKRISLEDFTRALEEGKVESLNLIIKGDVSGAVEALEESLLKIEVDDSVQLRIIHRGVGAITESDINLATIDNAIVIGFNVRPDTKARERAAREGVDVRFYSVIYNAIDDVEQSLKGMLKPEYEEVQSGVAEIREVFRSSKFGNIAGVIVRSGTITRNAKARVIRDGVVLADGLAIESLRRFKDDVTEVRTDFEAGIGLGKYNDIQIGDEIETTEMVEKPRG
- a CDS encoding YlxR family protein, which produces MEPVRTCVGCRARASRSSLLRVVARDGVLIADRAASLPGRGAWVHETHECMDAALRRRAFGRALRVSGPLDTQDFPIDHQRKG
- the nusA gene encoding transcription termination factor NusA; the protein is MDIDLSLLRTVEREKEIPFDELVRIIEQAVLTAYAKHTSPDGELPEGARAELDRKTGHVAIYVPMRDDEGVVIGEEESTPDDFGRIAAFAAKQVISQRLRDIADDAVLGEFRGKEGDIVAGVIQQGPNPRMVHVDLGTIEAILPPEEQVAGEEYRHGSRLRVYVTSVSKGTKGPSITVSRTHPGLVRKLFAMEVPEIANGLVEITSLAREAGHRTKIAVKANDPSINAKGACIGELGRRVRAVTEELGGEKIDIIDYNADLPAFVANALSPAKVTSSFVLDAATKAVRALVPDYQLSLAIGKEGQNARLAAKLTGAKIDIQPDSILES
- a CDS encoding acetate uptake transporter family protein, with the translated sequence MTERTPRLADPGLIGLLGFVIATLTAQLEHLGLQNESPVFWVGAVFGGVVQVTAGMLSYFAGDDFHFIVYNAFGWYWICMPGFLLGGELGFFEVEGPARGVFTLMFAILALVFALSAASRNTVLPVTLLAVAAGLGLQTVTAFGGPATVGAAGSVALLLASALAAYMLLEKFYARTLGRSILPLGPAWFRTASPVSIQAHTV
- a CDS encoding NAD(P)-dependent alcohol dehydrogenase, translated to MTTTAHAAVLHGQDAPFTFEEITLDDIRPNELLVKVAATGLCHTDLAVQHGHIPAAFPFVLGHEGAGTVEQVGDAVIGYAVGDKVAVSFASCGHCTNCLTGREAYCRNFMALNFGGAREDGSATMTAADGSAVHGSFFGQSSFASHVIVEARNAVKLPENADVEIAGPLGCGVQTGAGTVLNSLDVPAGASVIVTGTGAVGLSSIMGAKVAGATTIIAVDILPERLEFAAKLGATHTVNSKDEDAVARILEITGGVGADYAVDTTAVPAVVDTIVAATAFGAKIALVGVPKPGTEIALASISGSGKTFVGAIEGDAVPQKFIPEMLALHEAGRFPFDQLITRYPFSEIEQAIADTQSGKAVKAVLVMD
- a CDS encoding DUF1206 domain-containing protein gives rise to the protein MAEHGVHDAASAVERHPAARVLARGGYVANGFVHLLIGSLIVAVAFGGERDADQTGAFRAVAELPLGFIALWAAATLLAALGVWHLAEGMLASRRRRGASVWGLRVSEWGQAIVFLFFGGLSAAVALGARPQADETARDASRGILALPGGVFAIVLVGVGVAIAGVVFVVMGVRRSFRSKMTIPDGALGRVAEGLGVAGFVAKGVALGSLGGVLIVAAVRSRADEAGSLDAAIRALLDLSFGREIVVVVGAGLIAYGVFTVFRARYADL
- a CDS encoding proline--tRNA ligase — protein: MVTRMSHLFLRTLREDPAGAEVASHKLLIRAGYIRPQAAGIFAWLPLGLRVKAKIERVVREEMAAAGAQEVHFPALMPREAYEATGRWEEYGDLLFRLHDRKGGDYLLAPTHEEAFTLLVKDLYSSYKDLPLTIYQIQDKYRDEARPRAGLLRGREFTMKDAYSFDANDAGLEVSYQAQRDAYERIFQRLGLEYVIVQADAGAMGGSRSEEFLHPTPVGEDSFVRSAGGYAANVEAFTTVVPEAKPIDGLPEPVIFDSPDTPTIETLVAHVNANLEGEFTAAHTLKNVVLALTHLDGTRELVVVGLPGDRDVDDKRVEVAFAPAEVEPATAEDFAKNPLLVKGYIGPWSPEGPVLGEESATGIRYVLDPRVVDGTSWITGANIDQKHVHSLVAGRDFTADAFVEVATVREGDPAPDGSGPVSIARGMEIGHVFQLGRKYAEALGLKVLDENGKLVTVTMGSYGIGVTRILAIIAELNNDERGLIWPASVAPFDVHVVATGRDAAAFELAEQLSSDLEAAGLEVVYDDRPKVSPGVKFGDAELVGVPCIVIVGRGAADGQVELWDRRAGERETIPVADAVARLTAR
- the pcp gene encoding pyroglutamyl-peptidase I, encoding MTTVLLTGFEPFAGDATNPSGDAVRMVADQWDEPEQLVTAVLPVEFDRGRRNLLELIATHEPDVVIATGLAGGRTGISVERVAINLIDARIPDNAGDQPVDVPSSPGAPAAHFATLPVKAITAAIADAGIPAAVSHSAGTFVCNHAMFTALDVDGPTVRRAGFIHVPYARETAPDDRPSLPLADIARALRIALRTSLDTDGDASYAAGTID